One genomic window of Candidatus Pseudobacter hemicellulosilyticus includes the following:
- a CDS encoding two-component regulator propeller domain-containing protein yields MLPNWLTILKRYPHSCKRFYILLPILLLRITGSAQSPAEGQFFLQKLDNRSGLSNSAVNAVYKDEDELLWIGTWDGLNRYDGNTFHVFNYNREGNAGSIGNNVIRYITGDKRGNIWVSTIEGVSRFNKKTGRFVNYFYRPQEPGSIGEQEFKLAVDSAGTVYCLTQREGITRYNMARDTFETVDFPRHPSKVNKLAFDEYNQLWILGNTGDLEQFTVRNGQFERKAIWRDPKGISNFFLANGYLYYVNNNNLLLQIRAGEFFSRPQLTLKNAVTDMVYYKDHYLFAWSNRGFGVYDAQFRPAAFLQDEAQQMQQIRILSFAIGTQQILWYGTDGNGIIKVYPATKPFGAVATADNAMPYNRPVRAFTALNDQLWVGTKGSGIMVLEQFWDQPGGHWQRHYFSWPDQLDNNSVFALEQGRDGLVYIGTDGKGIGVYDTRSRRFHKWAQIANHARFPEFGSVYAIHQDKDSSVWLGTSGYGLVHLKLQRDGAGNLQVSEWQKYTFTNSDNGPANDIIYALSEGADGKLWIGCRYGGLSILDKATRKFRTFKAFAYEGSLSNNDILSVFHDSKGRVWIGTSYGLNWIRPEDLQSETPGFRKLTTTEGLPNNTIHAIEEDAAGFIWVSTNKGLARVQPDPLAITYYQQLDGLQNNEFSDGAVWKDAAGYLFMGGIDGFSYYLPRQITNTDWLPKLLVSDIRMGTEPQSPNSFAVLSPGGKDMLHYSLHRKDGFFELDIKAISFLNAEKCEYAYLLEGYDRIWRQGGNLGKIAYTNLPPGSYTLKLKWSNGEGGWTPETTAATIKVQQYWWLTSPALLVYAALLGWISYNIYRYRKNRREIRNQLAVEHLMRVREEELHQQRLGFFTNIAHELQTPLTLIMGSAERAKDKNAPYFMSLVHQQASRLTYLVQQLLEFRKAEAGMGSNQLSIQQISELLHQLADPFAPLAEQQHKQFERDIQPGILALMDKDKLEKIVFNLLSNAFKHSPRQASIRFSARENASAQELEICVANSGFQLPPDQLEKLFTSFYVAPESGSPSEKFGTGIGLAFTRQLVGMLNGRIAASSEQDWIYFKVWLPLSIDPAAAAENLVAISDKPSYLYRSITALHTTPLPQTAEENNKAAIIDNAGENGRRSILVVEDEPDIRYLLHDILKEQYIIYEAENGRAALELMDRISPDLIISDVMMPEMDGLEFCHLVKNTPATCQIPFIMLSAKGSIEHRTEGYESGADAYVAKPFHTNHLLVRIRKLLEYRQRMNAFFRDNSTLDLGGQDIPDEDKAFIDALVQLIEENLDDVELNAARLEKELALSKMQLYRKLKTISNMTPAEFIKNIRLRHAAHLLVSTSLTVSEIFFRTGFNNQSYFFREFKKRYQCAPNEYRAQQSEPL; encoded by the coding sequence ATGCTGCCCAACTGGTTGACTATACTAAAGCGATATCCTCACTCCTGTAAAAGGTTCTATATCCTGCTGCCCATCCTGCTGCTCAGGATCACAGGCAGCGCACAATCTCCCGCAGAAGGACAATTCTTTCTCCAGAAACTGGATAACAGGAGCGGCCTCTCCAACAGTGCTGTCAATGCTGTATACAAAGATGAGGATGAACTGCTGTGGATCGGCACCTGGGATGGCCTGAACCGCTATGACGGCAATACTTTCCATGTATTCAATTATAACCGCGAAGGCAATGCCGGCAGTATCGGCAACAATGTGATCCGCTATATCACCGGCGATAAGCGCGGCAATATCTGGGTCAGCACTATTGAAGGCGTATCCCGCTTCAATAAAAAGACAGGCCGCTTTGTGAATTATTTCTACCGGCCGCAGGAGCCCGGCAGCATTGGTGAACAGGAATTCAAACTGGCGGTGGACAGTGCAGGCACGGTGTATTGCCTCACACAGCGGGAAGGCATCACCCGATATAATATGGCCAGGGATACTTTTGAGACGGTCGATTTTCCCCGTCATCCTTCCAAAGTCAATAAGCTGGCCTTTGATGAATACAATCAGCTCTGGATCCTGGGCAACACCGGCGACCTGGAGCAATTCACCGTTCGTAACGGCCAGTTTGAGCGCAAAGCCATCTGGCGGGATCCCAAAGGCATCAGTAATTTCTTTCTGGCCAACGGTTACCTGTATTATGTCAACAACAACAACCTGCTGCTCCAGATAAGGGCAGGAGAGTTTTTCAGCAGACCGCAGCTGACCCTGAAGAATGCGGTCACTGATATGGTTTACTACAAGGACCACTATCTCTTTGCCTGGAGCAACCGGGGCTTTGGCGTATATGATGCGCAGTTCCGGCCTGCCGCCTTTCTCCAGGATGAGGCGCAGCAGATGCAGCAGATCCGCATCCTGTCCTTTGCCATCGGCACGCAACAGATCCTCTGGTATGGAACGGATGGCAATGGTATCATCAAGGTATATCCTGCTACCAAACCCTTTGGCGCTGTGGCCACGGCTGACAATGCCATGCCTTACAACCGGCCCGTACGCGCTTTCACAGCATTGAATGATCAGCTCTGGGTAGGTACCAAAGGCAGCGGCATCATGGTGCTGGAACAGTTCTGGGACCAGCCGGGCGGCCACTGGCAGCGCCATTATTTCAGCTGGCCGGATCAGTTGGACAATAACTCGGTCTTTGCCCTGGAACAGGGCAGGGACGGACTGGTATATATTGGTACGGATGGCAAAGGCATTGGTGTGTATGATACCCGTAGCAGGCGCTTTCATAAATGGGCGCAGATAGCCAACCATGCCCGCTTCCCGGAATTTGGTTCTGTATATGCCATCCACCAGGATAAGGACAGCTCTGTCTGGCTGGGCACCAGCGGTTATGGACTGGTGCACCTTAAACTGCAAAGGGACGGGGCTGGTAACCTGCAGGTAAGCGAATGGCAGAAATACACTTTCACCAATAGTGATAACGGGCCTGCTAACGATATTATATATGCGCTTTCGGAAGGAGCGGATGGAAAACTCTGGATCGGCTGTCGCTATGGCGGCCTCAGTATCCTGGACAAGGCTACCCGGAAATTCCGGACCTTCAAAGCCTTTGCCTATGAAGGGAGTTTGTCCAACAATGATATCCTTTCTGTTTTCCATGATAGTAAAGGCAGGGTATGGATCGGCACCAGCTATGGATTGAACTGGATCCGCCCGGAAGACCTGCAATCGGAAACGCCTGGGTTCCGCAAGCTGACTACCACGGAAGGACTGCCCAACAATACCATCCACGCCATTGAGGAAGATGCCGCCGGTTTTATCTGGGTAAGCACCAATAAAGGCCTGGCCCGCGTGCAGCCGGATCCGCTGGCCATCACTTATTACCAGCAGCTGGACGGATTGCAGAACAACGAATTCAGTGACGGTGCGGTCTGGAAAGATGCGGCAGGTTACCTGTTCATGGGCGGCATTGATGGATTCAGCTATTACCTGCCGCGTCAGATCACCAATACCGACTGGCTGCCCAAGCTGCTGGTCTCAGATATACGTATGGGTACGGAGCCGCAATCGCCCAATAGTTTTGCCGTACTCTCCCCTGGTGGTAAGGATATGCTCCACTATTCCCTGCACCGCAAGGATGGATTCTTTGAACTGGATATAAAAGCCATCAGTTTTCTCAATGCAGAGAAATGTGAGTATGCTTATTTGCTGGAAGGGTACGACAGGATCTGGCGCCAGGGCGGTAACCTGGGCAAGATTGCCTATACAAACCTGCCGCCCGGTTCCTATACCCTAAAATTGAAATGGTCCAATGGGGAAGGGGGCTGGACGCCGGAAACAACGGCTGCTACCATCAAGGTGCAGCAATACTGGTGGCTTACCAGTCCGGCCCTGCTGGTCTATGCCGCCCTGCTGGGCTGGATAAGCTATAATATATATAGGTATAGAAAGAACCGCCGCGAGATCCGCAACCAGCTGGCAGTGGAACACCTGATGCGGGTGCGGGAAGAAGAGCTGCACCAGCAGCGCCTCGGATTCTTTACCAATATTGCCCACGAGTTGCAAACACCGCTTACCCTGATCATGGGTTCTGCGGAGCGGGCAAAGGATAAGAACGCGCCTTATTTTATGTCGCTGGTGCACCAGCAGGCTTCGCGGCTGACCTACCTGGTCCAGCAACTGCTGGAATTCCGGAAAGCAGAAGCCGGCATGGGCAGCAACCAGCTCAGCATCCAGCAGATCTCTGAACTGCTGCACCAGCTGGCAGATCCCTTTGCGCCGCTGGCGGAACAACAACACAAACAATTTGAAAGGGATATCCAGCCGGGTATCCTGGCATTGATGGATAAGGACAAACTGGAAAAGATCGTATTCAATCTATTGTCCAATGCCTTCAAACATTCGCCCCGCCAGGCCAGTATTCGTTTCAGCGCCCGGGAAAATGCTTCCGCGCAGGAACTGGAGATCTGTGTGGCCAATTCAGGCTTTCAGCTGCCGCCGGATCAGCTGGAAAAGCTGTTCACCAGTTTCTATGTGGCGCCGGAGAGTGGCAGTCCTTCCGAAAAATTCGGTACCGGCATCGGGCTGGCCTTCACCCGGCAGCTGGTCGGCATGCTGAATGGCCGGATAGCGGCCAGCAGCGAGCAGGACTGGATATATTTCAAAGTATGGCTGCCCCTATCCATTGATCCCGCTGCAGCAGCCGAGAACCTGGTGGCTATATCGGATAAACCTTCTTACCTGTACCGCAGCATCACCGCCCTGCATACCACGCCGCTGCCACAGACGGCGGAAGAGAATAATAAGGCCGCTATCATTGACAATGCCGGGGAAAACGGGCGCCGCAGCATACTGGTAGTGGAAGATGAGCCGGATATCCGCTACCTGCTGCATGATATTCTCAAGGAGCAGTATATCATTTATGAAGCGGAGAACGGCCGGGCCGCCCTGGAGCTGATGGACCGGATCAGCCCGGACCTGATCATCAGTGATGTGATGATGCCGGAAATGGATGGGCTGGAATTCTGCCACCTGGTCAAGAATACACCGGCCACCTGCCAGATACCATTTATTATGCTGTCCGCCAAGGGCAGTATTGAACACCGGACCGAAGGCTATGAATCCGGTGCCGATGCCTATGTGGCCAAGCCCTTTCATACCAATCACCTCCTGGTGCGGATCCGCAAGCTGCTGGAATACCGGCAGCGGATGAATGCCTTTTTCCGGGACAATTCCACCCTGGACCTGGGCGGCCAGGATATCCCGGATGAGGACAAGGCCTTTATTGATGCATTGGTCCAGCTCATTGAAGAGAACCTGGACGATGTGGAGCTGAATGCCGCGCGACTGGAGAAAGAACTGGCCCTGAGCAAAATGCAGCTGTACCGGAAGCTCAAGACCATCAGCAATATGACACCCGCTGAATTTATCAAGAATATCCGGCTGCGGCATGCGGCCCACTTGCTGGTGAGTACCAGTCTCACCGTTTCCGAGATCTTTTTCCGGACCGGCTTCAATAACCAGTCGTATTTCTTCCGGGAATTCAAGAAAAGATACCAGTGCGCTCCCAATGAGTACCGGGCGCAGCAATCAGAACCGCTATAA
- a CDS encoding RagB/SusD family nutrient uptake outer membrane protein has protein sequence MSIINKILFGAMLVTAVTGCQKVLDIKPESDLDGADRFKTIEDHQYALLGAYGRFQSTNYYGSFDGSSNAFVTLPDMMAEDLVETGESLGNAYVFSSWTYESDEVQVENTWLAAYRIINQINLTLRGIDTFASADPDQVAAIKGQALAIRAMVHFDVLRYWANDYDRNSLEPGVPYMTVYNYEQKPARGTVKQTYDGIEKDLLDAKDLLAGLAINDDGDRAYMDEFAVDAILARVYLYSGQMDKAIDAATAVIDEFPLATRASFPGIWTDANVDEVVWSMAFDAGQGTPATNTYAPDVNRSQFRPSNAFMSLFDRDNDIRGQVYFDLRANRNGTNRWVQTKYLAKSSRLKKPDGVVNFKALRVGEMYLIRAEANVKSGTPDQAAAMDDLNTLRHARINGYTDENLTGVALTNAIEVERRKELFLEGHRFFDVKRKGQNNRRIDRGCTDSDCVLEPTAREWAWPIPQPEIDANPNILPQNDGY, from the coding sequence ATGTCAATCATAAACAAAATATTATTTGGCGCAATGCTGGTCACAGCTGTGACAGGTTGCCAGAAGGTGCTGGACATCAAACCGGAATCAGATCTGGATGGCGCAGACCGGTTCAAAACAATTGAAGACCATCAGTACGCCCTGCTGGGTGCTTATGGCCGTTTCCAGAGCACCAATTACTATGGTTCTTTTGATGGTTCATCCAATGCATTTGTAACCCTGCCGGATATGATGGCGGAGGACCTGGTGGAAACCGGTGAATCATTGGGCAATGCCTATGTATTCTCCTCCTGGACCTATGAGTCTGATGAGGTACAGGTAGAAAACACCTGGCTGGCAGCTTACCGTATCATTAACCAGATTAACCTGACCCTGCGCGGCATTGACACTTTTGCCAGTGCAGATCCGGACCAGGTGGCTGCTATCAAAGGCCAGGCGCTGGCTATCCGCGCCATGGTGCATTTTGATGTGCTGCGTTACTGGGCCAATGACTATGACCGTAACTCCCTGGAGCCCGGCGTTCCTTATATGACCGTATACAATTACGAGCAAAAGCCCGCCCGTGGCACCGTTAAGCAAACTTATGACGGCATAGAAAAAGACCTGCTGGATGCTAAAGATCTCCTGGCAGGACTGGCCATCAATGATGATGGTGATCGTGCTTACATGGATGAGTTTGCTGTTGACGCTATCCTGGCGAGAGTGTACCTCTACAGTGGTCAGATGGATAAGGCCATTGATGCCGCTACTGCTGTAATTGATGAATTCCCCCTGGCTACCAGGGCCAGCTTTCCTGGTATCTGGACAGACGCCAATGTGGATGAAGTGGTCTGGTCAATGGCTTTTGATGCCGGCCAGGGCACACCTGCCACCAATACCTATGCGCCTGATGTAAACCGCAGTCAGTTCAGGCCCAGCAATGCATTCATGAGCCTGTTTGACAGGGATAATGATATCCGTGGCCAGGTATATTTTGATCTGCGTGCCAACAGGAACGGCACCAATCGTTGGGTACAGACAAAATACCTCGCCAAAAGCTCCCGCCTGAAAAAACCGGATGGCGTGGTCAACTTTAAAGCGTTACGTGTCGGTGAAATGTACCTGATCCGCGCTGAGGCCAATGTAAAGAGCGGTACGCCTGATCAGGCAGCCGCCATGGACGACCTGAATACCCTGCGCCATGCACGGATTAACGGTTATACCGATGAAAACCTCACAGGCGTAGCACTGACTAACGCTATTGAAGTGGAGCGCCGCAAGGAACTGTTCCTGGAAGGCCATCGCTTCTTTGATGTGAAAAGAAAGGGACAGAACAACCGCAGGATTGATCGCGGCTGTACTGATTCCGATTGTGTGCTGGAACCCACCGCCCGTGAATGGGCCTGGCCTATTCCCCAGCCCGAAATAGATGCCAACCCCAATATCCTGCCACAGAATGATGGATATTGA
- a CDS encoding TonB-dependent receptor: MRRPLLVVLGMLLALSTFAQTKSVTGTVSDQRDGQPLAGATVTAKGTNISVTTEPDGSFSIVVPASATTLVFTSVGFNTLEAPIGAGPVNVQLAVSENTLSEVIVTGYAVQNKRQVAGSISRIKGDEIKMQPIGSFDKALQGKIPGLLSMSSSGQPGAAATVTIRGKGSINGTNTPLYVIDGVQVTANDFATINPGDIESYNVLKDASSTAIYGSRGANGVIVITTRRGAAGQTRVNYDGQVGYSELPKNRVKLMNSAEKLQYEFYDSPYGANPNGWSDADVDSLSKINNGLEEALFRKGISQSHQVSASGGNDKTRFYLSGSIFDQQGVVRNTGLKRYTGRANIENTFSDFKIGLNASFGYSRLTNTREDDVYIGSPLNAIRYFNPYMNLYDAEGNYQYDFIGLQPNPLQEIYENFGNSDQLKGIGSVFIEYNLPWVKGLRLRTQWGGDLTQNETFNYFDRNTDQGIQATGGNGEVRRSYAKTFRYTGTTSLSFNRTFGDHEITAALYNEIIEGRSETFGFSGWGLVGPFKNESGITPGTPNNGYIPTVNGTVTRNGLVSYFFDGVYGYKGKYYLNFGARRDGSSRLSNDQQWANFGQVGASWIVSDEEFMASTRGWLSSLKYKISYGSAGSQGIGDFASLELLSPSVYNGVTGFQLTNLPRSLTWERKVMFNTGIEFSLWDGRIGGTFEYYNNITKDLFLNRQLSRTSGFASITNNLGELKNSGIEVSIDADIVRTKDFRWNISANYAHNKSKLVDQAGQDQNIDGLYINKVGQPINMIYTVRYAGVNPDNGEAQYLDQTGNVTETYSANYRQMIGPTDPPHYGGFGTNLNYKGIELDVLFSYAFGNYVYNNERMNLSYWGYVFTGLDRDLLTQWQKPGDVTNVPSAFSTFRSGTTRFVEKGDFLRLRNVMLAYNLPASMLSRAKIRSLRVFAQGQNLFVLHNFLGYDPEVASGMLGGGQYPQLKTVTFGVNLGL; the protein is encoded by the coding sequence ATGAGAAGACCATTGTTAGTTGTTCTGGGAATGCTACTGGCATTGTCTACGTTCGCCCAGACTAAGTCGGTCACCGGCACCGTATCAGACCAGCGGGACGGCCAGCCATTGGCCGGTGCCACCGTAACTGCTAAAGGAACCAATATTTCAGTAACTACAGAACCGGATGGAAGCTTTTCCATAGTGGTGCCTGCCAGCGCTACTACCCTGGTATTTACCAGCGTGGGATTTAACACCCTGGAAGCGCCCATCGGCGCCGGCCCGGTCAATGTTCAGCTGGCCGTGTCCGAGAACACCCTTTCCGAAGTGATTGTGACTGGTTATGCCGTGCAGAATAAGCGGCAGGTAGCCGGCTCTATATCCAGGATCAAAGGTGATGAGATCAAGATGCAGCCGATCGGCTCTTTTGATAAGGCCCTGCAGGGTAAGATCCCCGGTCTGCTTTCCATGTCCTCTTCCGGTCAGCCTGGTGCTGCGGCTACAGTGACCATCCGTGGTAAAGGTTCTATCAACGGAACCAATACTCCTTTATATGTTATTGACGGGGTACAGGTGACTGCCAACGATTTTGCTACTATCAATCCTGGCGATATTGAATCTTACAACGTGCTGAAGGACGCCTCCTCTACTGCTATCTACGGTTCAAGGGGCGCCAACGGCGTTATCGTGATCACCACCAGAAGGGGCGCTGCCGGCCAGACCCGCGTAAACTATGATGGCCAGGTAGGTTATTCTGAACTGCCCAAGAACAGGGTGAAGCTGATGAACTCTGCAGAAAAACTGCAATATGAGTTTTATGACAGTCCCTATGGCGCCAACCCCAACGGCTGGTCTGATGCAGATGTGGACAGCCTCAGCAAGATCAACAATGGCCTGGAAGAAGCGCTGTTTCGCAAAGGGATCTCCCAATCGCACCAGGTCAGCGCCTCCGGCGGTAATGACAAGACCCGTTTCTACCTCTCCGGTTCTATCTTTGATCAGCAGGGTGTAGTACGCAATACCGGCCTGAAAAGGTATACCGGCCGCGCCAATATTGAAAACACTTTCAGCGATTTCAAAATAGGGCTGAATGCCTCTTTCGGTTATTCCAGGCTGACCAATACCAGGGAAGACGACGTATATATCGGTTCTCCCCTGAACGCCATCCGTTATTTCAACCCTTACATGAACCTGTATGATGCAGAGGGCAACTACCAGTATGACTTTATTGGTCTGCAGCCCAACCCCCTGCAGGAGATCTATGAGAATTTCGGGAACAGCGACCAGCTGAAAGGCATCGGTAGTGTTTTCATTGAGTACAACCTGCCCTGGGTAAAAGGCTTACGCCTCCGCACCCAATGGGGTGGCGATCTGACGCAGAATGAGACCTTCAACTATTTTGACCGCAATACTGACCAGGGCATCCAGGCTACAGGCGGTAATGGTGAAGTACGCAGGAGCTATGCCAAGACCTTCCGTTACACCGGAACTACTTCACTGAGCTTTAACAGGACCTTCGGCGATCATGAGATCACTGCCGCCCTGTACAATGAGATCATTGAAGGCCGCTCTGAAACTTTCGGCTTCTCCGGATGGGGCCTGGTAGGTCCTTTCAAGAATGAATCCGGTATCACGCCAGGTACGCCCAATAACGGCTATATTCCCACCGTGAATGGTACCGTGACCAGGAATGGCCTGGTATCTTATTTCTTTGATGGAGTATATGGCTACAAAGGAAAATATTACCTCAACTTCGGCGCCCGTCGTGACGGTTCCAGCCGTTTGTCCAACGATCAGCAATGGGCCAACTTTGGACAGGTAGGCGCCAGCTGGATCGTTTCCGACGAGGAATTCATGGCTTCCACCCGTGGCTGGCTGAGTTCCCTGAAGTACAAGATCAGCTACGGTTCTGCCGGTAGCCAGGGTATTGGCGATTTTGCCTCCCTGGAGCTGCTGAGCCCCTCCGTATATAATGGTGTTACCGGTTTCCAGCTCACCAACCTGCCCCGTTCGCTCACCTGGGAAAGGAAAGTGATGTTCAATACCGGTATTGAATTCTCCCTCTGGGACGGCCGCATCGGCGGTACTTTTGAGTACTATAACAATATCACCAAGGACCTCTTCCTGAACAGGCAGCTGTCCCGCACTTCCGGTTTTGCTTCTATCACCAATAACCTGGGTGAACTGAAGAACTCCGGTATTGAAGTGTCCATTGATGCCGATATCGTCCGCACCAAGGATTTCCGCTGGAATATCTCTGCCAACTACGCCCATAACAAAAGCAAGCTGGTGGATCAGGCCGGACAGGACCAGAACATTGATGGACTGTACATCAACAAAGTGGGTCAGCCCATTAATATGATCTACACCGTCCGTTATGCCGGCGTAAACCCGGACAATGGCGAAGCGCAATATCTTGACCAGACTGGTAATGTGACGGAGACCTACAGCGCCAACTACCGCCAGATGATTGGACCCACAGATCCTCCCCATTATGGTGGTTTTGGCACCAACCTGAATTATAAAGGCATTGAGCTGGATGTACTGTTCAGCTATGCTTTCGGCAACTACGTCTATAATAACGAACGCATGAACCTGTCCTATTGGGGATATGTATTCACAGGCCTGGACAGGGACCTGCTGACCCAATGGCAAAAACCGGGTGATGTTACCAACGTACCTTCTGCTTTCAGCACCTTCAGGTCCGGTACTACCCGTTTTGTGGAGAAAGGTGATTTCCTCCGTCTCCGCAACGTGATGCTGGCCTACAACCTGCCTGCCTCCATGCTGAGCAGGGCCAAGATCAGGAGCCTGCGCGTTTTTGCTCAGGGACAGAACCTTTTTGTATTGCATAACTTCCTGGGTTATGACCCGGAAGTAGCTTCTGGTATGCTGGGCGGCGGTCAGTATCCGCAACTCAAAACAGTCACCTTTGGCGTAAACCTCGGCTTGTAA
- a CDS encoding response regulator — protein sequence MKQKLLYLGWSIYRDIVYSGLQDGITKEQRKKIIHFNQFILLALLVNFFSVISYFYHKLYISALTNITSAYLFLLAFYLGSKRKVEIGRIIAVVNLNLYLVVVSYIEGLKGGSYLLYFPYFLVLTFVVSIRRSSRELITVYLITVLCCLVCLRFNPYINDIQTINEALYSRLYSSNLITALAMTIVFSYAVLRINKDNEEAIMQEKKFGEAIFNTSLDGVFIIFSQTSNIAMCNQRALELFEVNEKKEIEGSHIEQWFDEDHVKQFNSVELALSVSDHTSTWQGELAFTTKTGRTFYGYVSVSPFSYKDLRYTKISILDVSHVKMTEFELMKAKETAEVAAKAKSRFLSNMSHELRTPLNGIIGASNLLAQEDHLPSQKSHLDILQFSSRHMMVLINDILDYNKIEAGKLELAAQPVNIKTFILQLASQFSPQARARGLEFRTDIDDRLDMELITDETRLNQVMSNLLSNAIKFTHEGKITMAVRKLFSSSSKVTVQFIVMDTGIGIPRHKHREIFESFTQADVNTTRKYGGTGLGLAITKKILNQFNSDLLLESEEHKGSAFHFTVELKINENMPRYISEENSAQLAPLSGVRVLIAEDNPVNLSIARRFLTKWGITVVEATNGREAVEKFRKENFDLLLIDLEMPEMDGATALREIRKLNATIPVLAFTAAVYDNMQEDLLQKGFTDFIHKPFRPGELHSKISYLVAPLHA from the coding sequence ATGAAGCAGAAATTATTATATCTGGGTTGGTCTATTTACCGGGATATCGTTTATTCCGGCCTCCAGGATGGGATCACCAAGGAGCAGCGTAAAAAGATCATACATTTCAACCAGTTTATTCTGCTGGCCTTACTGGTCAACTTCTTTTCCGTTATATCGTATTTTTACCATAAGCTCTATATCAGCGCCCTCACCAATATCACTTCCGCCTATTTATTCCTGCTGGCTTTTTACCTCGGTTCCAAGCGGAAAGTGGAGATCGGGCGGATCATTGCGGTAGTGAACCTGAACCTCTACCTGGTAGTGGTATCCTATATTGAAGGATTGAAAGGGGGCAGTTACCTGTTGTATTTTCCCTATTTCCTGGTACTCACGTTTGTGGTCAGCATCCGCCGCAGCAGCCGGGAACTGATCACGGTATACCTGATCACGGTGCTTTGCTGCCTGGTCTGTCTCCGGTTCAACCCCTATATCAACGATATCCAGACCATCAACGAGGCCCTGTATTCCCGGCTCTACAGCAGTAACCTCATTACGGCCCTGGCCATGACCATCGTATTCTCCTATGCCGTACTCCGGATCAACAAGGACAATGAAGAGGCCATCATGCAGGAGAAGAAATTCGGGGAAGCTATCTTCAATACCTCGCTGGACGGGGTATTTATCATTTTCAGCCAGACCTCCAATATCGCCATGTGTAACCAGCGGGCGCTGGAGCTGTTTGAAGTGAATGAAAAAAAGGAGATAGAGGGCTCGCATATTGAACAGTGGTTTGATGAGGACCATGTAAAGCAGTTCAATTCCGTGGAGCTGGCACTCTCCGTATCGGACCATACCAGTACCTGGCAGGGAGAGCTGGCCTTTACCACCAAAACAGGCCGCACTTTCTATGGCTATGTGAGCGTATCGCCTTTCTCCTATAAAGACCTTCGCTATACCAAGATCAGTATCCTGGATGTATCGCATGTGAAAATGACCGAATTTGAACTGATGAAGGCCAAGGAAACAGCCGAGGTGGCCGCCAAGGCCAAATCCAGGTTCCTTTCCAATATGAGCCATGAGCTGCGCACCCCGCTCAATGGTATTATCGGGGCCTCCAACCTGCTGGCCCAGGAAGACCACCTGCCCTCCCAGAAAAGCCACCTGGATATCCTGCAGTTCTCTTCCCGGCATATGATGGTGCTCATCAATGATATCCTGGATTATAACAAGATCGAAGCAGGCAAGCTGGAACTGGCGGCACAACCTGTCAATATAAAGACATTCATTCTGCAACTGGCTTCCCAGTTCTCCCCCCAGGCCCGCGCCCGCGGACTGGAATTCAGGACCGATATAGACGACCGCCTGGATATGGAGCTGATCACGGATGAAACCAGGCTGAACCAGGTCATGAGCAACCTGCTCTCCAATGCCATTAAGTTCACCCATGAGGGCAAGATCACAATGGCCGTCCGTAAACTGTTCTCCTCCTCCTCCAAAGTGACAGTCCAGTTCATTGTTATGGATACCGGCATTGGCATCCCCCGCCACAAACACCGTGAGATCTTTGAGAGCTTCACACAAGCAGATGTAAACACTACACGTAAGTATGGTGGTACTGGCCTTGGACTTGCTATCACCAAGAAGATCCTGAATCAGTTTAACAGCGATCTCCTGCTTGAAAGTGAAGAGCACAAAGGCAGCGCCTTCCATTTTACGGTAGAATTAAAGATCAACGAGAATATGCCGCGGTATATCAGTGAGGAAAATAGTGCCCAATTAGCACCCTTATCAGGAGTAAGGGTGTTGATTGCAGAGGACAATCCCGTTAACCTTTCCATTGCCCGGCGCTTCCTGACAAAATGGGGGATCACCGTAGTGGAGGCTACCAACGGCCGCGAGGCGGTAGAGAAATTCCGGAAGGAAAATTTCGACCTGCTGCTGATAGATCTTGAAATGCCTGAGATGGACGGCGCCACTGCACTCCGTGAGATCCGGAAGCTCAATGCCACTATTCCGGTATTGGCGTTTACTGCTGCGGTATATGATAATATGCAGGAAGATCTTTTACAAAAAGGATTCACTGATTTTATTCATAAGCCTTTTAGGCCCGGAGAATTACACTCAAAAATTTCTTATCTTGTCGCGCCTTTGCATGCGTGA